In Microbacterium galbinum, the genomic stretch TACTCACGCACACGACGATGACCAGCGGTCTTCGGTTGGTTCAACTGTACCCCACGGCATCCGCTCCCCCAAATCGCGGGGGCTCTCGCCGGCGCCATGGTCGCCGAGACCCACCGCAAGCAACGTCGACGTCGGTGGGTCTCGACGCGCGTGGTGGGTCTCGACAACGGCACGGCGCGGACGAGCGGCGTGTGGGGTCGGCGAGGTCGGAGGGCGGGGTTACGCTCGATGGGTGACCCCCGAACTCGCCGCACGCATCGTCGCGGACTCCCGCGACCGCGTCGCCTGGCTGCGGGCCCGGTCACGAGGCATCACCGCCACCGACGTCGCCGGACTCACCTCCGAGAGGTCGATCGCGCGCGCGGCGGAGTCCAAGCTCGGCGGCGGACCCCGCTTCGGCGGCAACGCCTACACCGATCACGGCCGGCGCCGCGAGCCCGAGATCGCCGCCTGGGTGGCGGCGACCCACGGTATCCTGCCCTCGTCCGCCCTGTTCCGCGCCGAGGTCGAGCACCGGCACCTCGCGACCCCCGACGGCATCGCGGTCGACGCCGACGGCCGCATCAAGCTCGCCGAGATCAAGACGACGAACAAGGCGTTCCGCGGCATCCCGCGCACCTACCTCCGTCAGGTGTGGTGGCAACAGCACGTGCTGGGTGCCGAGCGCACGCTCTTCGTCTGGGAGGAGCACGTCGACTTCGCCCCCATCCACGACGAGCCGCGCTGCGTGTGGATCGACCGCGACGACCGTGAGATCGCGAAGCTCGTGGGCCTCGCGACCGACCTCATCGACGAGCTCTACCGGCGTACGACCGGCCAGCAGGTTCCGACCCGCACGACGGATGCCGCAGCCAGCCGCCGCGAGCAACTGCGCGAGCGCGACGCGTTCCGCGCGCTCGCCCTCGCGGACTGACGTCTCAACGGCTGCGTTCCGCAGCTCAGGTGCACGTGTTGTTGCCGCCGAGCCCGAGCAGTCCGCCCACCGACAGCATGCGGGTCGCCGCCACCGATGCCCAGGTCGTGCCGGACAGCAGCGCTTGGACGCGAATGGTGTTGCTCGCCCCCAGCAGTCCCCCGGTCAGGAGCGTTCCCAGCAGTCCCGACGAGATCGTCGAGGTGTACGTGTACGGGCCGGTGCCGCTCTGCGTCACGTTGGTGTTCGGCACCACCACATCGTTGATGGTGAACCGCTGCTGCGCGAGAAGGTAGGGCGACGTCCAGGTGATGGTGAAGCCGGTGAACGTTCCCAGCACGCTCGTGACCGTGCAGCTCGTGATCGCAGGCATGGGCACGGTGAACGCGGTGAACGTGCCCGAGGCGACGAACTCGGTGTCGGTGAACCGCGCATCGGTGGACTGCACCGTCGCGATCGTTCCACCGGCGACGAGCATCGACAGGCCCACGACACCGGCGAGCATGCGCCGTCTCCTCCCACCCCGCGACCGGATCCGCTCCCGCCCGCTCATGCGTCACCCTCCGGGATCTGCGCGCCGCGGCGGTCCCGCCGGCGCAGCACCACGAGTCCGATGCCGGCCACGGCCAACCCCACGCCCGCCCCGGTCGCCCACGGCGCGATCGTCCCGCCCGTGGCCGGGAGAGGATCGCCTCCGGGTCCGGTGACCACCGCCTCCCCCGCGCCCTGCGCGTGCACCCGCACATCGGTGATGCCGTCGTCGTCATCGGCGTCGAGAGTGATCCACAGTCGCAGGTGCGCGACGTCGGTGGAGGGGAATGCGGCGAGCGCGACCTCGGAACCGTCGCGCGGGATGCTCCACCCCGACTCGAGCTCCTCGGCCCCGCCCGGGCATCCGCTCTCCTGCCATTCCTGCATGCAGAGGGCCGCGTCGACCAGTAGCGGCGCGTCTCCGGCAGCGCTCACGGCGATCGTGACGGTGCCGGGATCGGGCGGGCTCGCACTCACCGCGACGTCCCACTGGACCGGCTCGCCGGGCAGCAGCCGCGAGGCCTGCGCCCAGTCGGCGACCGAGACGAGGCGCAGCACGCGCCCCTGGATCACCTCGGTCGTCGGAGCGGCCCACGCGGGGGCGGCAGCCAGGATGACGGGGGCGGCCGCGAGGATGCCGGCGGCGACGAGCACCGGCGGGAGGATCGCGAGTCGGCGCCTCATGTGAGCCCCTGCTCCTTGCGGGTCGCGGCCGATCCCGACCGCGGCCAGAACGCCCAGATCACGAGCACCGTGGCCCCCGCGGTGAGTCCTCCGAGCACCCACGGGTCGCCCATTCCGACGATCACGCTCGCGATGCCGGGGATCGAGAAGAGCACGGTCCGCACCGAGGTCACGGTGTAGGGGAAGGGGTCGTCGGTGGCGTTCGCGTCGCCGCGCATCGTGATGATGCGCTCGGACTCGCTCGCACCAGGTTCGACCGAGGTGACGCGGTGCGTGACGGGCAACTCGTCGTCGCGGTCGACCGTGACGACGTCTCCGACCTCGACCTGAGCGGCATCCACCCGCTGCACGACGGCCACGGATCCTGCGGGGATCGTCGGAGACATCGACCCGGTGCGGAACATGATGAGCGTGATGTTCGCGGTCACGGCGAGGATCACGAGCACGATGCACACGACCCCGGCCGCGGCGGCGATCCACAGGCCGAGGTCGCCGAGCATCCGTCCGATGCCGCCGCGGCGGCGGGGCACCGCGGGCGCCGGCACCATCGCGGGCGCGCCCGACGCGACGGCCCGCTCGCGCAGGCCCCGCCTCGTGGTCGGCGTGCTCATCACCCCTCCTCGCGTGGTCGACCGCTGCGGACGGTCAGGTGGATGTTCCCTGGATCTGCCACGTCTGCGTCATGGTGAGCCCCTGCGCGGCGTTGACCGCGGTCGTCGGAAGCGTCACGGCGACGCAGTAGTTCAGCTGGTTGCCGCCGTTCGCGGTCACCGCCTGGGGTACGGTGCCGGTCGCTGCGCCGTTCGTCGTCAGCGCCGACCCGTCGGCGACGACGATGGACGACGAGGCGGATGCCGCGGCGTACGTCGCGGCCGTGCACGACAGGCTCGGGGTCGCCGCGGTCGGCACCAGGCGCACCCCGTAGGTGAGGTACGCCGCGAGACCGGTACCCCCGGGGGTTCCGGCGGTCAACTGCAGCGTGCCCGCACCGGACGGGTTGGCCGTCTTGACGCTGAACAGTGCATACGTCGTCGTGCCGGGCACCATGGCCGTGGGCGCGACGGCGAAGCTCAGCGTCGCCGCAGCTCCCGTCGTCGCATGGCTCGAGAACGTGGCCCCGTCGGTCGCGCCGACGATGTCGAATCGTCCGGCGGTGAACGTCGCGGTCGCGTACTCGGAGTCGTTCCAGGCGGCGAGCGTCATGGCCGCGCCCACGCCGAAGACGAGTCCGCCCGCGAGGACGGCCCGTATCCGGCGGGAGCGCAGTCGCTTCGCCTCCCGCATCGCTCTGCGGGTCTGCATGACGGACTCAGCTCGTCGACGTCGCCGTGAACTTCCAGGTCGTCGTGGTCGCGACGCCCTGCTTCAGCGCCGTGCCGGCGGTCACCTTGAAGCACAGCTGAACGGCGGTTCCAGCGGTCGCGGCATCCGCTCCCTGCGTGAGCGTCATCGCGGTCACGCCGGTCTGCGCGTCCATCGTCGCCCCGGTCGCGACGGGGGTGCCGGTGGCGGATGCCGCGTTGCAGGTGGCACCGGGTGCGAGTTGGTACACCTGGTACGACAGGTTGCCGGAGTTCGTCGTCGCGGCGGCACCCGTCGTCGTGCCGGCGGCCGAGAGGCTCGCGCCCGTCGTCGTTCCGGGAGCGAGTCGCACCCAGAAGCCCGCGTAGACCGCGTCTCCCGGTGCCATGTTGCCGACGACGCCGGTGGGCAGCGTGAAGGCGAGCGTGGCCGCCGTTCCTCCGGTGTCGACGTTGTGGTCGCTGTAGTTGGCGCTCACGTCACCCGCGGTCGAGCCCTGCAGATTGAACGAGCCGGCGGTGAACGTGCCGGTCGCGAACTCGGAGTCGTTCCAGGCTGCGAGCGTCACCGCCACTCCGACGCCGAGCACGAGCCCGCCCGCCAGCACGGCCAGAGTCTTGCGCTTCCGATCCTTCGTAACCATGTGCGATTCCCCCTCAGGAATTCTTATCGGTCGCTCCGGTACGTCGTATGGCCACCCCTCAGAGGCCGCGCACCGTTGCGTTCCGGCCATCCTTCCCGAGACTGCACGGTCATTCAAGGTATCTTTCGCCTGCGATCCCGATCGTTGCGCGTTCGCGACCTGACGCGGATCGATAGTTGACGAACATCAACCACCGCCCTATAGTTGACGAAGTTCAACCATCTTCGTGCGCGCCAGAGCTGTCGCGGCATCCACTCTCCGACTGCGAAAGGTCCTGCATGTCCACGGACTCCGCTCCCGCCAAGATGACGCACCGCCAGGTGCTCGAGGCCCTCACCGGCCTCCTGCTCGGCATGTTCGTCTCGATGATCGCCACCACGGTCGTCTCGACGTCGATGCCCGTCATCGTCCACGACCTCGGTGGCGATCAGGCCGCCTACACCTGGGTCATCACCGCCACCCTGCTGACCACCGCGATCTCGACGCCGATCTGGGGGAAGCTCGCCGACCTGTTCAACCGCAAGCTGCTGATCCAGATCGCGATCATCATCTTCGTCGGCGCGACCGCCGCGGCCGGCTTCGCGCAGGACACGAACACCCTCATCGCCTTCCGCGCGATCCAGGGTCTCGGCGGCGGCGGACTCGCCGCCCTCAGCCAGGTCATCATGGCCGACATCATCAGCCCCCGCGAGCGCGGCCGGTACATGGGCCTCTTCGGCGCCGTCATGGCCGTCGCGACGGTCGGCGGACCACTGCTGGGCGGATGGATCACGGATGCCGCGAACTGGCGCTGGAACTTCTTCGTCTCCCTGCCGTTCGCCGTCGCCGCGCTGATCATCCTGCAGCGCACGCTGAAGATCTCGACCGAGCGCACCCGCAAGGCGTCGATCGACTACGTCGGCATCGTGCTGCTCTCGGCCGCCGTGTCGCTGATCCTCATCTGGATCACGAACGCCGGGTCGACCTTCGACTGGTGGAGCACCGAGACCGCACTCATGGTGGGCGGAGCCGTCGTCGCCGCGATCGCGTTCGTCATCGTCGAGCTGAAGGTGCGCGAGCCGCTGATCCCGCTCACGCTGTTCCGCGGACGCACGTTCACGCTCTCGGTCATCGCGTCGATCTCGATCGGCGTCGCGATGTTCGGCACCTCCGTCTACCTCGCGCAGTACATGCAGCTCTCGCGCGGCGCGACGCCCACCGAGGCGGGTCTCATGACGCTGCCGATGATGGCCGGACTGCTGATCTCCTCGATGGTGATCGGGCAGCTCGTCACGCGCTTCGGCAAGTGGAAGGGCTACCTGGTGCTCGGGGCCGTGCTGCTGATCGCCGGCTCCGTGCTGCTGTCGACACTGCACTACGACACGGACTTCGTGCTCGTCTCGATCTACATGTTCCTCATGGGTGCCGGCGTCGGCATGACGATGCAGAACCTCGTGCTGATCGTGCAGAACGTCGCGAAGCCCAGCGAGATGGGCGTCGCGAGCTCGGGCGTCACCTTCTTCCGCAGCCTCGGCGGCACCGTCGGCGTCTCGGTGATGGGTGCGGTGCTCGCGAACTCGCTCACCGGCCTGTTCGCCGACGGCAAGGAGCGCCTGGGCGCCGCGATCACGCAGCTCGGCGAGAAGGGCGCCGATGTCGCGGCGCAGCTCACCAGCGGCACGCTGCCCGAGGTGCGCCTGCTCCCCGAGCCCGTGCGCTCGATCATCGAGGACTTCTACGCTCAGGCGATCTCGCACGCCTTCGTCATCGGCATCCCGCTCGCCATCATCAGCCTCGTCGCGATCCTGTTCCTCCCGAACCGGCCGCTGACGACGATGACCACGAGCGAGCGAGCGTCGGCGGATGCCGCGGCCGACGGTGCCGGCGAGACGGCGATCGCCGACTCCGTCGCCCTCTCGGGTGCGGGGACCACCGGCTCCCTGACCGTCGTCGACGGCCGCGGCTCGACGGGAACGGCATCCGATGACCGCCACTGATCACCCGATCGACGCCTCGGAGGCGCGGACCGCTGCGGTCCGCGCCCTCGAGGCGGAGTTCAGCGATCTGATCACGCACTTCCGTCGCCTCATCCTGGAGAACGCGAACCGGGTGAGCCCCGGCATGCTCCCCGGGGCATACAAGGCGTTCACGACGATCGCACGCTGCGAGCAGGCGACCGTGTCGATGCTCGCCGAGCGGATGCTGATGGACAAGGGGCAGGCCAGCCGCACCGTCCGCGAGCTCGAAGACCTCGACCTCGTCGAGCGCACGGCCGATCCGACGGATCGCCGCTCGTCGATCCTGCGCCTCACGCCCCACGGCCAGGAGCGCCTCGCGCTCGCCCGCAAACCCCAGGAGGGGATGCTCATGCAGTCGCTCACCGACTGGGACATCGACGACATCGAGAGCCTCACCCGACTCCTGCACGCCCTCGCCTCCGGCGGGACGCCCGGCATGCCGACCGCCGCTCAGGGCTGAAGGACCGCCCGCGCCTCGGCGGCGATCTCGGCGGCGATCGTGTCGAGCAGTGCGGAGCGCAGGTTCCACTGCTGCCAGTAGAGCTGCACGCGCAGCGCCGGGGCGCCGAGGTGCACCAGCCCCGCGGCCTCCTGCACGGCCGGGACCATCCCCCATCCGAGCCCCAGTTCGACCGCGCGC encodes the following:
- a CDS encoding MDR family MFS transporter, which translates into the protein MSTDSAPAKMTHRQVLEALTGLLLGMFVSMIATTVVSTSMPVIVHDLGGDQAAYTWVITATLLTTAISTPIWGKLADLFNRKLLIQIAIIIFVGATAAAGFAQDTNTLIAFRAIQGLGGGGLAALSQVIMADIISPRERGRYMGLFGAVMAVATVGGPLLGGWITDAANWRWNFFVSLPFAVAALIILQRTLKISTERTRKASIDYVGIVLLSAAVSLILIWITNAGSTFDWWSTETALMVGGAVVAAIAFVIVELKVREPLIPLTLFRGRTFTLSVIASISIGVAMFGTSVYLAQYMQLSRGATPTEAGLMTLPMMAGLLISSMVIGQLVTRFGKWKGYLVLGAVLLIAGSVLLSTLHYDTDFVLVSIYMFLMGAGVGMTMQNLVLIVQNVAKPSEMGVASSGVTFFRSLGGTVGVSVMGAVLANSLTGLFADGKERLGAAITQLGEKGADVAAQLTSGTLPEVRLLPEPVRSIIEDFYAQAISHAFVIGIPLAIISLVAILFLPNRPLTTMTTSERASADAAADGAGETAIADSVALSGAGTTGSLTVVDGRGSTGTASDDRH
- a CDS encoding SipW-dependent-type signal peptide-containing protein, whose translation is MVTKDRKRKTLAVLAGGLVLGVGVAVTLAAWNDSEFATGTFTAGSFNLQGSTAGDVSANYSDHNVDTGGTAATLAFTLPTGVVGNMAPGDAVYAGFWVRLAPGTTTGASLSAAGTTTGAAATTNSGNLSYQVYQLAPGATCNAASATGTPVATGATMDAQTGVTAMTLTQGADAATAGTAVQLCFKVTAGTALKQGVATTTTWKFTATSTS
- a CDS encoding LPXTG cell wall anchor domain-containing protein, whose protein sequence is MRRRLAILPPVLVAAGILAAAPVILAAAPAWAAPTTEVIQGRVLRLVSVADWAQASRLLPGEPVQWDVAVSASPPDPGTVTIAVSAAGDAPLLVDAALCMQEWQESGCPGGAEELESGWSIPRDGSEVALAAFPSTDVAHLRLWITLDADDDDGITDVRVHAQGAGEAVVTGPGGDPLPATGGTIAPWATGAGVGLAVAGIGLVVLRRRDRRGAQIPEGDA
- a CDS encoding MarR family winged helix-turn-helix transcriptional regulator, with amino-acid sequence MTATDHPIDASEARTAAVRALEAEFSDLITHFRRLILENANRVSPGMLPGAYKAFTTIARCEQATVSMLAERMLMDKGQASRTVRELEDLDLVERTADPTDRRSSILRLTPHGQERLALARKPQEGMLMQSLTDWDIDDIESLTRLLHALASGGTPGMPTAAQG
- a CDS encoding YqaJ viral recombinase family protein gives rise to the protein MTPELAARIVADSRDRVAWLRARSRGITATDVAGLTSERSIARAAESKLGGGPRFGGNAYTDHGRRREPEIAAWVAATHGILPSSALFRAEVEHRHLATPDGIAVDADGRIKLAEIKTTNKAFRGIPRTYLRQVWWQQHVLGAERTLFVWEEHVDFAPIHDEPRCVWIDRDDREIAKLVGLATDLIDELYRRTTGQQVPTRTTDAAASRREQLRERDAFRALALAD
- a CDS encoding SipW-dependent-type signal peptide-containing protein, with amino-acid sequence MQTRRAMREAKRLRSRRIRAVLAGGLVFGVGAAMTLAAWNDSEYATATFTAGRFDIVGATDGATFSSHATTGAAATLSFAVAPTAMVPGTTTYALFSVKTANPSGAGTLQLTAGTPGGTGLAAYLTYGVRLVPTAATPSLSCTAATYAAASASSSIVVADGSALTTNGAATGTVPQAVTANGGNQLNYCVAVTLPTTAVNAAQGLTMTQTWQIQGTST
- a CDS encoding signal peptidase I, giving the protein MSTPTTRRGLRERAVASGAPAMVPAPAVPRRRGGIGRMLGDLGLWIAAAAGVVCIVLVILAVTANITLIMFRTGSMSPTIPAGSVAVVQRVDAAQVEVGDVVTVDRDDELPVTHRVTSVEPGASESERIITMRGDANATDDPFPYTVTSVRTVLFSIPGIASVIVGMGDPWVLGGLTAGATVLVIWAFWPRSGSAATRKEQGLT